GCGGACAGCATCGACGTCTCCTCGTCGATGTAGACCATGGCCGCGCCGGCGGCCTGCTGGGCCAGGCGGCCCGTCTCGAAGCGCACGACGCGCTGGCCGTAGGCGCCGTTGTCGATGACGGCCTCGGCGAACTTGATCTCGGGACCCTCCATGGGGGTGTCCTTTCGTTGCGGCCCGCCGCCGTCACCACCCGGTCTTCGATCGAAGCCCCCGGACGCCGCGCGGGGCGCCTTCCGGAGGCCACTGTCGAGGACCGCGAACGGTGACTCGGGGACGGGCGTGGATAGGGATGGTGGGGGCGTGCGCAGGTCGGGGACGAGCGCGCTCCCCCGGACAAGACTAGAGGCGGTGCCCCGCTCGGGGGAAACCCCACCCGCGGGACACCGCCTCCGTCAGGACGTCACTTGCGCAGGCCGAGGCGCTCGATGAGCGAACGGTAGCGCGCGATGTCGGTCTTCTCGAGGTAGCCCAGCATGCGACGACGGCGACCGACCAGGGCCATCAGGCCGCGGCGGGTGTGGTGGTCGTGCTTGTGGGACTTCAGGTGTTCCGTCAGGTCCGAGATGCGACGGGACAGCACAGCGATCTGCACTTCCGGGGAACCGGTGTCGCCCTCGTGGGTGGCGTACTCCTGGATGATGGACTGCTTGACGGCGGGGTCGAGTGCCACGCGAACTCCTTCAGAGTTGTGCCGCGATCAGGATCGGGCCGGCGGGCCGGCCGGGCGCCGCGCCACCGCGGACTGCAGCGGGCACCAGCGCTCCATCCTAGCAGAGCGGCCGGGGCCCGGCGCGGGAGCCGGTCCGGCCCGTCAGCGTCCCCCGCCGCCCGGGGCGCGCAGCACGCAGCGCCAGGCGCTCGTCACGTACGGCAGGGCCAGGACCTCGCCGGGGGCGTGCCCGAGGTGCTCGAGCAGGTACCAGTCCAGGTTGGCGCGCATCCGCTCCCGCACGGCCTCGCCGGCCCGCAGGTGGTAGGAGCGCGTGGCCATCAGCCCGTGCAGCCCCTCCGGGGTGATCGGCTGGGTCCAGTGCCACCAGCGGCCCTCGGGGGCGGCGAAGGGCTCCCCCACCGCCGGGGGGCGCCGGGGCGGGTGGACGTCCCCGGCGTGCATGATCCGGCTGAGCCGGTGCACCCACGGCACCGAGG
This genomic window from Citricoccus sp. SGAir0253 contains:
- the rpsO gene encoding 30S ribosomal protein S15, with translation MALDPAVKQSIIQEYATHEGDTGSPEVQIAVLSRRISDLTEHLKSHKHDHHTRRGLMALVGRRRRMLGYLEKTDIARYRSLIERLGLRK